Sequence from the Ornithinimicrobium humiphilum genome:
CTTCGTGGAGCCCGACGCCATGGGTGCCAAGGCCTACGGCCTGCTCCGCGAGGCGCTGCGCGAGTCCGAGCGCGTCGCCGTGGTCACGGTCTCGCTGCGCACCCGCATGACCATGGCCGTGCTGCGCGTCGTCGACGACGTCATCGTCCTGCAGACCCTCCTGTGGCCCGACGAGGTGCGCGACGCCTCCCGCCTGGACAACCTCGACCAGGTGAGCGAGCCCAAGAAGGCCGAGATCTCCATGGCCAAGATGCTCGTGGAGTCGATGGCCGGCGACTTCGAGCCGGAGGGCCACGTGGACGACTTCAAGGAAGCCCTCGACGCGCTGGTGCAGAGCAAGATCGAGGGCGGCGACGTCACCGAGGCCCCCGAGTCCGAGGAGGAGGCCGACTCCGGCGAGGTCGTCGACCTGCTGGCGGCCCTCCAGCGCTCGGTCGACCGGGCGAAGAAGGGCCGCGGCGAGAAGACCGACGACGACGCCGAGGACGCCGACGACCCGAAGAAGAGCACCGCGAAGAGCTCGGGGTCGTCGAAGAGCTCGTCGACGTCCTCGGGCTCGAAGGGCACGGCGAAGAAGGCGGCGAGCAAGACCGCCGCCAAGAAGACGGCCGCGAAGAAGACCGCCTCGAGCCGGACGGCGAAGAAGGCCGGCTGACCGGCCGTCGTCGCCCGGCCGTTCCCCGGTCAGGGGGCGGAGGTGGCTCCGGCGTCCTCGGAGACGGCCATGCGCGGGCTGCAGCCGACGCTGCCGTCCAGGCCCTTGGCGGTCTCGGTCAGGGCCCGCTGCAGGTGCTCGGTCGTCTCGGCGTCCGTCTCGCCGAGGGACTCGATGACCAGCGAGTAGGGGATCTTGTCGTTGGCCGTCGTCGCGTTCGGGGCGGTGCACATGGTCAGGCCGGTGACCAGGCCCGGGGAGACGAAGGAGACCCCGAGGTGATCGGGCCCGGGCTCGACGCCCTCGGCCGCCTCGGCGCGGGCGCGGGCCTCGTCGCGGGCCTCCTCGCCGAGGTGGATGCCGAGCCGGATCACCGGCTCCTGGGCGCCCTTGCCGCCGACGAGGACGTCGCAGGTCCAGGTGTCCTCGTCGTCCTCGGTCACGAGGGAGCGTGGGGTCTCGGGCTCGCCACCGTTCGCGAGCTCGACGGCGGTGGGGCTGACGTACTGGCACATCCAGCCGTTGTTGCCCTCCTCGCCCTCCAGCCCGTCGTCCGGCGTCGAGGCCGCGGCGTCGTCGCCGGGCACGGGGTCGGCCGACTCGGAGGTGCAGGCGCTCAGGGAGAGTGCCAGCCCGGCGATCAGGGCCGGGACGGTCAGGGTGCGGGTGCGCATGGCGGGAATGGTAGGTGCGCTTGCTGGAGAACTCCTAGACGGCGCCGCCCGGCAGGCGACCGGCCCGCGGGTCGGTCGCGCCGGCTAGCACACGACCCCCGCGCGCGGGGGTCGTTATGCCGGGGGCGAACACGTCTCCGGAGCGGAACACCGGGGGCGCTCGGGCGCGTTGGCCCTCTCAGACGCACCGTAGAGTGGATGTACGCCCGCGCGCACGTGGGCACGGACGTGCAGGCCCACCGACCGCGTGCCACGACGGAAGTCAAGGAGTGACGATGTTCGAACGGTTCACCGACCGCGCAAGGCGGGTGGTGGTGCTCGCCCAGGAAGAGGCGCGCCTGCTCAACCACAACTACATCGGGACCGAGCACCTCCTGCTCGGCCTCATCCACGAGGGCGAGGGCGTCGCCGCGAAGGCGCTGGAGTCCCTGGGGATCTCGCTGGACGCCGTGCGCGAGCAGGTCCAGGAGATCATCGGCCAGGGCCAGCAGTCGCCGACCGGCCACATCCCCTTCACCCCGCGAGCGAAGAAGGTCCTCGAGCTCTCGCTGCGCGAGGGGCTGCAGTTGGGCCACAACTACATCGGCACCGAGCACCTGCTCCTCGGCCTCATCCGTGAGGGCGAGGGCGTGGCGGCCCAGGTGCTGGTCAAGCTGGGCGCCGACCTCAACCGGGTCCGCCAGCAGGTCATCCAGCTGCTCTCGGGCTACCAGGGCAAGGAGACCGCCGCCGCCGGCGTCGGTCCCAGCGCCACCGAGGGCCAGCAGGCCGGCTCGCTGGTGCTCGACCAGTTCGGCCGCAACCTGACCCAGGCCGCCCGCGAGGGCAAGCTCGACCCGGTCATCGGGCGCGAGAAGGAGATCGAGCGGGTCATGCAGGTGCTGTCCCGCCGCACCAAGAACAACCCCGTGCTGATCGGCGAGCCCGGCGTCGGCAAGACCGCCGTCGTCGAGGGCCTGGCCCAGGACATCGTCCGCGGCGAGGTCCCCGAGACGCTCAAGGACAAGCAGCTCTACACCCTCGACCTCGGCGCGCTGGTCGCCGGCAGCCGCTACCGCGGTGACTTCGAGGAGCGCCTGAAGAAGGTCCTCAAGGAGATCCGCACCCGCGGCGACATCATCCTGTTCATCGACGAGATCCACACCCTCGTCGGGGCGGGTGCCGCCGAGGGCGCGATCGACGCGGCGAGCATCCTCAAGCCGATGCTGGCCCGTGGCGAGCTGCAGACGATCGGTGCGACGACCCTCGACGAGTACCGCAAGCACATCGAGAAGGACGCCGCGCTCGAGCGCCGCTTCCAGCCGATCCAGGTCAACGAGCCCACGCTCGCCCACGCGATCGAGATCCTCAAGGGCCTGCGCGACCGCTACGAGGCCCACCACCGGGTGTCCATCACCGACGGGGCCCTCGTGGCCGCGGCGACGATGGCCGACCGCTACATCAACGACCGCTTCCTCCCGGACAAGGCGATCGACCTCATCGACGAGGCGGGCGCGCGACTGCGCATCCGCCGGATGACGGCTCCGCCGGACCTGCGCGAGTTCGACGAGAAGATCGCGCACGCCAAGCGCGAGAAGGAGTCCGCGATCGACGCGCAGGACTTCGAGAAGGCGGCCCGGCTGCGCGACGAGGAGCACAAGCTCACCCAGGCGCGCGCCGAGCGGGAGAAGGAGTGGAAGAACGGTGACATGGACGTCGTCGCCGAGGTGGACGACGAGCTGATCGCCGAGGTCCTGGCCGCGGCGACCGGCATCCCGGTCTTCAAGCTCACCGAGGAGGAGTCCCAGCGGCTGCTCCACATGGAGGACGAGCTGCACAAGCGGATCATCGGCATGGACGACGCCATCTCGGCGCTGTCCCAGGCGATCCGTCGCACCCGCGCCGGCCTCAAGGACCCGCGTCGTCCGGGCGGCTCGTTCATCTTCGCCGGCCCCACGGGCGTCGGCAAGACCGAGCTGGCCAAGACGCTCGCGGAGTTCCTCTTCGGCGACGAGGACGCGCTCATCACGCTCGACATGTCCGAGTTCTCCGAGAAGCACACCGTCTCGCGGATGTTCGGCTCGCCCCCCGGCTACGTCGGCTACGAGGAGGGCGGCCAGCTGACCGAGAAGGTGCGGCGCAAGCCGTTCTCGGTCGTGCTCTTCGACGAGGTCGAGAAGGCCCACCCCGACATCTTCAACAGCCTGCTGCAGATCCTGGAGGACGGTCGCCTGACCGACTCCCAGGGTCGGGTCGTGGACTTCAAGAACACCGTCATCATCATGACGACCAACCTGGGCACCCGGGACATCTCCAAGGGCGTCTCGCTCGGCTTCTCGGCCGGGCCGGACACCCAGAGCAGCTACGAGCGCATGAAGAACAAGGTGCAGGACGAGCTCAAGCAGCACTTCCGCCCCGAGTTCCTCAACCGCGTGGACGACGTCATCGTCTTCCCGCAGCTGTCCCAGGACGAGATCGTCCAGATCGTCGACCTGATGGTCGCCCGCCTGGACGAGCGCCTCAAGGACAAGGACATGGCCATCGAGCTCACGCCCGCGGCCAAGGAGCTCCTCGCCAAGCGGGGCTACGACCCCGTGCTGGGCGCCCGACCGCTGCGCCGCGCGATCCAGCGCGAGATCGAGGACCAGCTCTCCGAGAAGATCCTCTTCGGCGAGATCGGCCCGGGCCAGATCATCCTCGTGGACGTGGAGGACACCGGCGGCCAGGGCCGGACCGGCGACAAGGTGTTCACCTTCCGCGGCCAGCCCAAGCCGTCCGAGGTGCCCGACACCCTGCCGATCGCCGAGGCCGGCGTCGCCGGCACCGGCACGCAGGAGGGCGGCGAGCAGGCCGGCTGATCCCGGCCCGCGCCACCGAGCGCACCCGACCAGAGGGCGCCCACCGATCTCGGTGGGCGCCCTCTCGGCGGTTAGGGTTCGGGTATGACGCTGCGCGAGGCCACCCCTGACGAACGCTCCGCCTGGGACGACCTGGTGTGGGGCAACCCGGGCGGCCCGGAGCTCTACCAGCTGCAGTCCTACGCCGACATCAAGGCGCCGGTCTGGCGGGCCCGCCACCTCGTCCACGAGCACGAGGGTCGTCCTCCGGTCTACGCGCTCTACCTCTACCGGAAGGTGCCGCCCTTCGGGGAGCTCTGGTACTGCCCGATGGGCCCCCGCGTGGCCGACGCCGACCACGCCCGGGCGTGCATGGAGGACCTGCGGGCCGACGGCCGCGCCTTCGCGATCGTGCTCGAGCCGTCGGTGCCCGCCCAGGGGCCGGAGGATCGCGAGCAGCTGCTCGCCTCGGTGCCGGGTCTGCGCGACCACCCCGACCTCCAGCAGGGCCAGCACACGGTGCTGGTCGACCTGCGGCCGGAGGAGGACGAGATCTTCGCCTCCTTCCGCCAGCGCGCCCGCCGGCACATCCGCAAGACCGCCGACGCCGTGGTCGAGCACCGCACCGACGACGAGGCCTTCGAGACCATGTGGGGCCTCTACGCCGAGACCATGGAGCGCGCCGGTGTCGAGCGCCGTTCGAAGGAGTACCACCAGGGCATCTGGCGCCGCTACGTCGACGCCGGCCAGGGCCACTTCGTGCTGGCCCGCCCACGCGAGGGCGGCGGCGTCGAGGCCGGCGCGTTCATCATCCACCGGGGAGAGCTCGGCTACTACAAGGACGGCGGCTCGCTGCGCACCCGCGACAGCAACGGCCTGCAGTACCGCGTCCAGTGGGAGGCGATGCGCTGGTGCAAGGAGCACGGCGCCACCACCTACGACATGTACGGCGCCCCGCCGAGCTGGGCCGCCGAGGACGAATCGCACAAGCTCCACCCGCTCGTGCAGTTCAAGACCGCCTTCGCCCCGATCGTCGACCAGGTCGGCACGGTCCAGCTCGTGCTGCGGCCGCGCGTCTTCCGGGCCTGGGACCGCGTCGGCATGCCGGTCTACCGCCGGCTGACCGCGAAGGCCAACCCGCTCTTCTACTGAGCGGACGCCCCAGCAGGCTCGCGCGCGCATGCTCGACCTCGCCCGGATCGGCGCCGGACTGCCCTTCGCCGACGCCCTCCCCGAGCTCCGGCGCCGGCTGGAGGAGCGTGGGACCGCCGTCGTGCAGGCGGCCCCGGGCACCGGCAAGACCACCCTCGTGCCGCCGCTGGTCGCGGACCTGGTCGAGGGCCGGGTGGTGGTCACAGCCCCCCGTCGCGTCGTCGTGCAGGCGGCGGCCCGCCGGTTGGCGTCGCTGGCCGGCACCCGGGTCGGCGACCTCGTCGGGAGCACGGTCCGCGGCGAGCGGCACGTCAGCCCGAGGACGCGGGTGGAGTTCGTGACCGCCGGCGTGCTCGTCCGGCGCCTGCTCGCCGACCCCGAGCTGGCCGGGACCGGTGCCGTGGTGCTCGACGAGGTGCACGAGCGTGGTCTCGACACCGACCTGCTCGTCGGCATGCTGGGCGAGGCGAGGGCGCTGCGCCCCGACCTGGTCCTCGTCGCGATGTCGGCGACCCTCGACGTGCCCGCGCTCACCGAGGTCCTGGGTGGCGAGGACGGCCCCGCCCCGCTGGTCGAGCACACCGCCGCCCACCACCCCCTCGAGGTGGTCTGGGCGCCGTCCGCCGGCCCGCGGCTGGACGCCCGCGGGGTGACCGACGAGCTGCTCGCCCACGCCGCCCGGACCACGGCCGCCCACCACGCCGAGGCGCTCGCCGCCGACCGCTCCGCCGACGCCCTCGTCTTCCTGCCGGGCGCCCGCGAGGTCGACCGCGTCGTCGAGCAGCTGGCGCGGCTGGCGCCCGGCACCGAGGTGCTGCCCCTGCACGGGCGCCTCGACCTGCGCACCCAGGAGCGCGCCGTCTCCGGCCGCGGCCCCGGCGATCCGCCCCGGGTCGTCGTCTCGACCTCGCTCGCGGAGTCCTCGCTGACGGTCCCCGGGGTCCGTCTCGTCGTCGACGCCGGGCTGTCGCGCGAGCCTCGGCGCGACCTGCGCCGCGACATGTCCGGGCTGGTCACGGTGCAGGCGTCGCGGGCGGCGATGACGCAGCGGGCGGGCCGCGCGGCGCGCACCGGGCCGGGCACCGTCGTCCGCCTGCTCGACGAGGCGGCCTGGGCGGGTGCCCCGCAGCACGCCCCCGCGGAGATCACCTCGGCCGACCTCGCGGGTGCCCTGCTCACGCTCGCGGCCTGGGGCTCGCCCCGCGGGGAGGGTATGGCGCTCCTCACCGCGCCGCCGCCCGCGGCGGTCCGTGCGGCCGAGACGGCGTTGCACGACCTGGGCCTGGTCGACGACGACGGACGCATCACCCACCTCGGCGTGCGGGTGGCCGCGGTCCCCGCCGACCCCCGGGAGGCTCGCGCCCTGCTGGCGGGCGCCCCGCTCGTCGGCGCCCGTGCCGCGGCCGAGGTGGTCGCGGCGCTCGCCGGCGACCACCGCGCCCCGGACGGCGACCTCGCCGGCCTGCTCGCCGGGTTGCGGGCCGGGCGGGTTCCGGGCGCGGAGCGGTGGCGCTCGGAGGTCCGCCGCCTGGAGCGTCTGGTGGCCGGCGACGGCGGGGGCACGGGCACCCGCGACGACACCGGGGGCCGCAGGAGCGGTGCGGAGGCCCACGTGCCGGGCCGGCACATCCCGGTGTCGGCGTCCTCCGTGGCCGGCCTCGTCACCGCCCTGGCCCACCCCTCCCGCGTCGCCCGCCGCGACGGGGACACCTGGCTGCTCGCGTCCGGGACGAGGGCCGCGCTGCCGCCGGGCAGCCCGCTGCGCTCCGCCCGCTGGATCGCCGTGGCCGACGTCACGCGCGCCGAGGGCCGTGCCGCCGCCGGCACCGGCGCCGTGGTGCGGCTGGCCGCGGCGCTCGACGACGACGCGGTCGAGATCGCGACCGCGTCGCTGCGGACCCGCGAGGTGCGGGCGACCTTCTCCGGCGGCCGGGTCGTGGCGCGCGAGGTCGACGCCGTCGGAGCCATCGAGCTGTCGGCCACACCCGTGCGTCCCTCGCCGGAGGCCGGTGCGCGTGCCGTCGCGCAGGCCCTCGCCCGGGAGGGGACCGGCCTCCTGCCCTGGTCGGGCGCCCCCGACCTGCTGCGGCGACGCCTGGCCCTGCTGCACCGGGTGCTCGGCGACCCGTGGCCCGACGTCTCCGACGCCGCCCTGGCCTCCCGGGCCGAGGAGTGGCTCGGGCCCGAGCTGCGGGCCCTGGCCTCCGGGACCCCCGTGGACCGGCTGGACGTCGCCCCGGCCCTCCGCCGGCTGCTGCCCTGGCCCGAGGCCGTCCGCCTCGACGAGCTGGTGCCGGAGCGGCTCCCCGTGCCCAGCGGGTCGCGGGTGCAGGTCGACTACCCGCCCCACGACGATCCGGACGCCCGGCCCGTGGTGCCGGTCAAGCTCCAGGAGTGCTTCGGGCTCGCCGAGACGCCCCGGCTCGTCGACGGGCGCGTGCCGGTGCTCTTCCACCTGCTCAGCCCGGCCCGCCGCCCCCTCGCGGTGACCGACGACCTGGCGTCCTTCTGGTCAGGCCCCTACGCCCAGGTGCGGGCCGAGATGCGCGGCCGCTACCCGAGGCACCCGTGGCCCGAGGACCCGTGGACCGCCCCGGCGACCGCGCGCACCAACCGGCGCGCCTGACCGGGGCTCACCAGAAGGCGTCGCCCGGCTCCCGGCGCTGGATCCGGCCGACGACGCGCTCGCCGACCCGCTGCCACACGGCATACCGGCGGGGGCGCAGCACGAGGTCCCAGGCGCCCACCCAGTCGGTGACCTCCTTGGTGAACCCGCGCTTGAACTTGCCGATCCCGTGCCGGGGGTGGCTGGTGTCGTCGAGCTGGCTGGAGTGGGGCACACCGACGAGGTCGTAGGTGCGGGCGCCGCGCTCGAGCGCCCAGCGCATGCCCTCGTACTGCACGAGCTGGCTGGCGCCGGGGACCGGGCGGTCGCGCAGGCTGGCGCCCTCCTTGTATTCCGCGTGGTCGCCGATGCAGCTGACCAGCGCCGAGGCCACCGGCGTGCCGTCGGCGGTGCGGGCGATGAGCACCTGCGCGTGGCCGCCGCGCGCCAGGATCCGCCAGTTGTTGACGTGGTAGTCCTTGCTGCGCACGCCCAGCCCCTGGTCGCGCACGACGTCCTGCCACAGCTCCCACATGGTCTCGTAGGTCTCCGGGGCGTCCGGGGCGCGCTCGATCGTCACGCCGTCGCGCATCGCGCGGCGCACCATGTTGCGCGTCTTCGAGGGATAGGCCGGGAGCAGCCCGTCCTCGTCCTCGGGGAGCGGGAAGACGACCGTGGAGGTGTGCGGCTGGACCGCCGTGGAGGCGACCAGACCCAGGCCGCGCAGGGCGGCGAGGTTGTCCTCGGTCTCGACGATCTCGGGCTCCATGCGCACGAAGAGCACGCCCTCGGC
This genomic interval carries:
- a CDS encoding lipid II:glycine glycyltransferase FemX; amino-acid sequence: MALTFVTSPTSEEWDDRIAATPAGGNIFQSHELGEVKRMARWVPRYAEAEGVAMTIHEKSAPGFGKVWYVPKGPCVDAVDQLAPLLPHLRESARAEGVLFVRMEPEIVETEDNLAALRGLGLVASTAVQPHTSTVVFPLPEDEDGLLPAYPSKTRNMVRRAMRDGVTIERAPDAPETYETMWELWQDVVRDQGLGVRSKDYHVNNWRILARGGHAQVLIARTADGTPVASALVSCIGDHAEYKEGASLRDRPVPGASQLVQYEGMRWALERGARTYDLVGVPHSSQLDDTSHPRHGIGKFKRGFTKEVTDWVGAWDLVLRPRRYAVWQRVGERVVGRIQRREPGDAFW
- a CDS encoding ATP-dependent Clp protease ATP-binding subunit; protein product: MFERFTDRARRVVVLAQEEARLLNHNYIGTEHLLLGLIHEGEGVAAKALESLGISLDAVREQVQEIIGQGQQSPTGHIPFTPRAKKVLELSLREGLQLGHNYIGTEHLLLGLIREGEGVAAQVLVKLGADLNRVRQQVIQLLSGYQGKETAAAGVGPSATEGQQAGSLVLDQFGRNLTQAAREGKLDPVIGREKEIERVMQVLSRRTKNNPVLIGEPGVGKTAVVEGLAQDIVRGEVPETLKDKQLYTLDLGALVAGSRYRGDFEERLKKVLKEIRTRGDIILFIDEIHTLVGAGAAEGAIDAASILKPMLARGELQTIGATTLDEYRKHIEKDAALERRFQPIQVNEPTLAHAIEILKGLRDRYEAHHRVSITDGALVAAATMADRYINDRFLPDKAIDLIDEAGARLRIRRMTAPPDLREFDEKIAHAKREKESAIDAQDFEKAARLRDEEHKLTQARAEREKEWKNGDMDVVAEVDDELIAEVLAAATGIPVFKLTEEESQRLLHMEDELHKRIIGMDDAISALSQAIRRTRAGLKDPRRPGGSFIFAGPTGVGKTELAKTLAEFLFGDEDALITLDMSEFSEKHTVSRMFGSPPGYVGYEEGGQLTEKVRRKPFSVVLFDEVEKAHPDIFNSLLQILEDGRLTDSQGRVVDFKNTVIIMTTNLGTRDISKGVSLGFSAGPDTQSSYERMKNKVQDELKQHFRPEFLNRVDDVIVFPQLSQDEIVQIVDLMVARLDERLKDKDMAIELTPAAKELLAKRGYDPVLGARPLRRAIQREIEDQLSEKILFGEIGPGQIILVDVEDTGGQGRTGDKVFTFRGQPKPSEVPDTLPIAEAGVAGTGTQEGGEQAG
- the hrpB gene encoding ATP-dependent helicase HrpB translates to MLDLARIGAGLPFADALPELRRRLEERGTAVVQAAPGTGKTTLVPPLVADLVEGRVVVTAPRRVVVQAAARRLASLAGTRVGDLVGSTVRGERHVSPRTRVEFVTAGVLVRRLLADPELAGTGAVVLDEVHERGLDTDLLVGMLGEARALRPDLVLVAMSATLDVPALTEVLGGEDGPAPLVEHTAAHHPLEVVWAPSAGPRLDARGVTDELLAHAARTTAAHHAEALAADRSADALVFLPGAREVDRVVEQLARLAPGTEVLPLHGRLDLRTQERAVSGRGPGDPPRVVVSTSLAESSLTVPGVRLVVDAGLSREPRRDLRRDMSGLVTVQASRAAMTQRAGRAARTGPGTVVRLLDEAAWAGAPQHAPAEITSADLAGALLTLAAWGSPRGEGMALLTAPPPAAVRAAETALHDLGLVDDDGRITHLGVRVAAVPADPREARALLAGAPLVGARAAAEVVAALAGDHRAPDGDLAGLLAGLRAGRVPGAERWRSEVRRLERLVAGDGGGTGTRDDTGGRRSGAEAHVPGRHIPVSASSVAGLVTALAHPSRVARRDGDTWLLASGTRAALPPGSPLRSARWIAVADVTRAEGRAAAGTGAVVRLAAALDDDAVEIATASLRTREVRATFSGGRVVAREVDAVGAIELSATPVRPSPEAGARAVAQALAREGTGLLPWSGAPDLLRRRLALLHRVLGDPWPDVSDAALASRAEEWLGPELRALASGTPVDRLDVAPALRRLLPWPEAVRLDELVPERLPVPSGSRVQVDYPPHDDPDARPVVPVKLQECFGLAETPRLVDGRVPVLFHLLSPARRPLAVTDDLASFWSGPYAQVRAEMRGRYPRHPWPEDPWTAPATARTNRRA
- a CDS encoding lipid II:glycine glycyltransferase FemX, with the protein product MTLREATPDERSAWDDLVWGNPGGPELYQLQSYADIKAPVWRARHLVHEHEGRPPVYALYLYRKVPPFGELWYCPMGPRVADADHARACMEDLRADGRAFAIVLEPSVPAQGPEDREQLLASVPGLRDHPDLQQGQHTVLVDLRPEEDEIFASFRQRARRHIRKTADAVVEHRTDDEAFETMWGLYAETMERAGVERRSKEYHQGIWRRYVDAGQGHFVLARPREGGGVEAGAFIIHRGELGYYKDGGSLRTRDSNGLQYRVQWEAMRWCKEHGATTYDMYGAPPSWAAEDESHKLHPLVQFKTAFAPIVDQVGTVQLVLRPRVFRAWDRVGMPVYRRLTAKANPLFY
- a CDS encoding Ku protein, giving the protein MRAIWKGAVSFGLVNVPVRLYSATENHDVSLHQVRASDGSRIRYKRVAQADGEEVPYKEIAKAYETEDGKTVVLTDEDLASLPNRSSKEIEVERFVPVDQIDPILYDKAYFVEPDAMGAKAYGLLREALRESERVAVVTVSLRTRMTMAVLRVVDDVIVLQTLLWPDEVRDASRLDNLDQVSEPKKAEISMAKMLVESMAGDFEPEGHVDDFKEALDALVQSKIEGGDVTEAPESEEEADSGEVVDLLAALQRSVDRAKKGRGEKTDDDAEDADDPKKSTAKSSGSSKSSSTSSGSKGTAKKAASKTAAKKTAAKKTASSRTAKKAG